The Lachnospiraceae bacterium KM106-2 nucleotide sequence AGATAATGATGTAGAGAAAGCGGAGAGGGGTATTATCTTTATCGATGAAATTGATAAGATTGCCAAGAAGAAGAGTACAACGAACCGTGATGTAAGCGGTGAGAGCGTTCAGCAGGGACTTCTTAAATTATTAGAAGGCGCCGAGGTAGAAGTGCCAGTCGGAGCAACAAGTAAGAATGCAATGGTACCAATGACAACGATTAATACGAAAAATATTTTGTTTATCTGTGGAGGTGCATTCCCAGAGTTAGATAAGGTTATTAAGAATCGTTTAAATAAGAAGAGCAGCATTGGTTTTAATGCAAACTTAAAAGATCAATATGATAAGGATCCTAACATTCTAAGTCATGTTACAGTAGAGGATTTAAGAGAGTTTGGTATGATACCGGAATTCTTAGGACGTCTTCCAATCGTTTATACATTACAAGGATTGACGAAAGAAATGCTTGTGAAGATTCTCAAAGAGCCAAAAAATGCAATCTTAAAACAATATCAGAAATTACTTCTTCTTGATGAAGTAGATCTTGAGTTTGATGATTCAGCTTTAGAGGCTATTGCAACGAAAGCATTAGAGAAGAAGACAGGTGCGAGAGCACTTCGTGCGATCATTGAAGATTTCATGTTAGATATCATGTATGAAATTCCTAAGGATGATAATATCGGAAGAGTTACTATTACGAAGGATTATATCGAACATAAAGGAGCTCCTATGATCGAGATGCGTGGAAGTCAGAAGAAAGCAATTTTATTAGAAGATAAACAATAAAGATAAGTCGGTGGTTAGATAGAAAATGATCTAATCACCGGCTTTTCTTTTTCTTATCATTGTTATTACATGAAATATAACAAGAATACATATAATGTACTAATTGTATTTAGTAGGTGGACTATGGCTGAATGTAGAGATGAGATCTATTCAAATGACTATTTTGATAATGTCATTGATTTTATACCAGATATTGAAGCGTACGTAGAACAACAGCGAGTGGTCTGTTATCAGACAATTCGAGAAGGAATTTATGTATTACATCGACAAAGAGCTGCATCAATGGAAATCTCAATTGATCTATATGGATACCGGAGGATTCCCAAATTATATGGTTTAATGGATACGAGTGCATTAGAAAGCACTGGAGTGTTGAAGATCAGAAGACAGTCTTTTCTAGATTTATTAGGGCAGGATATTGTGATTGGATTGATCGATACCGGAATTGACTATCTAAATCCACTATTCATTAATCAAGACGGTACCTCTAGAATTGGTGCTATATGGGATCAAAGTATTCGAGATGGTGTACCGCCAGATGGAATTCAATATGGTTCTTTATATACTACAGAGGATATCAATGCGGCAATTCAGAGTTCCGAACCTTTAAGCGTGGTACCAAGTCAGGATACAGATGGCCATGGTACCTATTTAGCTGGTATTATGGCAGGAAATGAAGATATCGCAAATGACTTCTCTGGAGTTGCGCCTTTGGCACAGTTAGCAGTTGTAAAATTAAAAGATTCCAAACCTTATTTAAGAGAGTATTTTGGAATTCCAGATGGTGTGATTGCTTATCAAGAAAATGATATTATGCAAGCGGTTCGTTTTCTTGTGGACTATGCGAATCAAACGAATAAACCACTTAGTATCTGCATTGGACTTGGTACTACTTCGGGAAATCATGATGGAGATTCTCCTTTATCCAGATATCTGGACTTCATTGCTACTTATAGTAGAGTATGTATTAGCTGTGCAGCAGGAAATGAAGCAAATGTAGGAAATCATAATAGTGGTACCGTAGAGGAAGGGCAATCGACAGATGTTGAATTAAAGGTAGGGAAAAATGAAACGACTTTTGTTACGGAATTATGGGCAAGAGCACCGGGGAATTTCTCTGTATCCGTGATCAGTCCAAGCGGAGAGGTAGCGGGGAAAATTCCTGCAAAGTTAAATGTCAGTTCGGTGATCCGATATGTTCTTGAACCGACCGTCATTAGTGTAGATTATCGATCCATTGAGCTTGGATCCGGAGATGAGCTGATCGTTCTTCGGTTTGTGAATCCTGTAGAAGGTGTTTGGAGGATCAGGATCTTTAATGATGGAGACCTGACGAAGAATTATAATATGTGGCTGCCAATCAATGGATTTATATCAGCAGACACCTATTTTCTTCAGCCAGATCCATTTATTACGTTGGTAGAGACAGGAACAACAAGAAGACCTATTGCGGCTGGAACGTATAATCATACATCGAATACATTATATTTAAACTCCAGCCGTGGCTATACTGTTTCCAATCTGGTAAAACCGGATATTGTTGCTCCTGGAGTAAATGTATATGGACCAATCGGGAGAAATCAATTTGGGACCAAGACAGGATCTTCTATAGCAGCAGCTTTTACAGCAGGATTAGCTGCATTATTGCTACAATGGGGAATTGGATATGGTAATAGTACGACGATTAATACCAGTGATATTAAGACCATTTTGATCCGTGGTGCCAATCGAAATCAAACCATCACTTATCCGAATCGAGAGTGGGGATATGGATCCGTTGATCTCTTTAGTAGTTTTGAAAGTTTAAGGACGACAGGAAATTAATTAAGAATCTCTGAACTTATTAAAAATGCTTGTTTTCAGATTATAATTTGGATATAATGATGTGTAGACAATGAATTGTGAGATAATTGTTGGGACTTGATATTGTTATGAATTAATTTACAGAGTTGGAGATGTTTTATGAAAGAAATTAAAGTACCAGAAATAGAAGGAAATCTTCGAAGACATATGATTCGCGTTCCTAGCGTTATTGATCAGGTTAGCGGTGTAAGGGTTTTCGGAAAATTAATCAAGTCTTTGGTGTTTACGACAGATGTTGCTATTATTAGAAATTGCAATGCTAATGCTGTTATTGCGGTATATCCATTTACGCCACAGCCTATTATTACCCATTCTATTATCCAGTGTTCGGATGTTCCTGTTTTTTGTGGAGTCGGTGGTGGCACTACAACGGGAAAACGAGTTGTAAACATAGCAGAAGATGCAGAATTTCAAGGAGCAATGGGCGTTGTTGTAAATGCACCAACACCAAATGAGACGATTTCATATTTGCGCCAGAAAATAGAAATACCAATCGTTGTGACAGTAATATCTGAAAATACAGATATTGAGAAACGTTTAGAAGCAGGGGCTTCTATCATTAATGTATCAGGAGCTGCGAAAACAGCTGATATCGTAAGAGACATTAGAAGACGTTATCCAGATGTACCGATCATCGCAACAGGAGGTCCAACTGATGATAGTATTCTTCGTACAATTGATGCCGGAGCAAATGCAATCACATATACGCCAGTAACAAACGGTGAAATTTTTAAACAGATTATGATGAAATATAGAAATTCAGATATGTAATCGTAATCCGCCGATTCAAATCACTGAATCGGTGATACATAGTCTAGAAAGTAAGGAAACGGAATAAAATATAAAATTACATAATAATGTGTGACAGTTTTACTACCATACGGAAGACAATCTAATGAACTGGATGGATTTTGGTCTCCCGAGGGAAAGAGTCTCATGAAAAAAAGGCATTCTAACGGGAGTTAGGGTGTCTTTTTTCTTTCATAGGAAAGGGGAATTATATGAGGAAAAGTAAGTTAATCAGCGTGGTAGTTGTTGTATTACTATGCTTAGGTCTGCTAAGTGGATGCAGTACAAAGCAATCAAGCGAATCAAAGGGGAAGTTTGTGATTGGAGGATTAGGGCCTTTAAGCGGGTCTACTGCTGCTTATGGAACAAGTGTTAAGAGGGGGGCAGAGATCGCAATTAAGGAGATCAATGATGCAGGTGGCATGAAGATTGGCGACAAGAAGATTAAGCTGGAACTTAATTTTCAAGATGATGAGGCAAGTGAAGAAACGGTTGTTAGTGCTTATGATACATTAATGGATCAGGGCATCGATGCTCTATTAGGAACCGTTACAAGTGGCGCATGTCTAGCAATTGTAGACAAGACGCATGAAGATGGTATCTTACAGATTACACCTTCAGGATCTGCATTAAAGTGTACGAAGAATGATAATAACTTCCGTTTATGCTTTACAGATCCTTTACAGGGAGAGATGATGGCAGAACTGGCAGTAAAACAGTTAGGTTATAAGAATATAGCTGTTATCTTCAACACCTCGGATGAATATAGTACAGGAATGAAAGATGCTTTTATTAATAAAGTAAAAGAGCTTGGTGGAAATATCGTTATCAGTGAGGCATTTGTGAAGGATGATGTTGATTTTACAACGCAGCTGACGAAGATCAAGAATTCGAATGCTGAGTGTATCTTTGTTCCAACTTATTATACAGAGGCATCTTATATTACGGCACAGGCAAAGGAAAAGGGGATGAACCTTCCTTTCTTAGGTGGAGATGGATGGGATGGTATCTTAGATAATGTAACGGATAAATCTAGCATAGAGGGCGCCATCTTCTTAAGTCCATTTTTTGCATCTGATCCAGATGAGGCAGTTCGGAAATTTGTAACACAATTTAAAAAAGAATATAAGACGACACCAAATCAATTTGCTGCAGATGGATATGATACGGTTTATGTCATGAAGGCGGCGGCGGAGAAAGCAGGTTCAACGAAAAGCAGTGATATGATCGCGGCTATGACCAAGATCAAGGTGAAAGGGATTACAGGCGAAGTAACATTTTCTAAGAATGGTGAGCCAACAAAATCAGCAAAATATGTGGAGATAAAGGATGGTAAATATACATCTAAAAAGTAAGGCGCTGTTACGAAAATGCAGGGAACAATATAGGGGTGTTTTGGATGGAGAATTTGTTTGAACAGTTATTAAATGGACTGCGTT carries:
- a CDS encoding ATP-dependent Clp protease ATP-binding subunit ClpX, with product MSNDKDMNNKDDQYEDICYICRRPESKVGKMIHIPNNICICSDCMQKTFDSMNNTNMPYMDMMKLDPQMMQFASMKADIPNKQKLKKKDKAEEKEPALDIKKMPAPHIIKGQLDEYVIGQEYAKKVISVAVYNHYKRVATNTMDDIEIEKSNMLMIGPTGSGKTYLVKTLARLLQVPLAITDATTLTEAGYIGDDVESVLSKLLAAADNDVEKAERGIIFIDEIDKIAKKKSTTNRDVSGESVQQGLLKLLEGAEVEVPVGATSKNAMVPMTTINTKNILFICGGAFPELDKVIKNRLNKKSSIGFNANLKDQYDKDPNILSHVTVEDLREFGMIPEFLGRLPIVYTLQGLTKEMLVKILKEPKNAILKQYQKLLLLDEVDLEFDDSALEAIATKALEKKTGARALRAIIEDFMLDIMYEIPKDDNIGRVTITKDYIEHKGAPMIEMRGSQKKAILLEDKQ
- a CDS encoding Ser-type protease; this translates as MAECRDEIYSNDYFDNVIDFIPDIEAYVEQQRVVCYQTIREGIYVLHRQRAASMEISIDLYGYRRIPKLYGLMDTSALESTGVLKIRRQSFLDLLGQDIVIGLIDTGIDYLNPLFINQDGTSRIGAIWDQSIRDGVPPDGIQYGSLYTTEDINAAIQSSEPLSVVPSQDTDGHGTYLAGIMAGNEDIANDFSGVAPLAQLAVVKLKDSKPYLREYFGIPDGVIAYQENDIMQAVRFLVDYANQTNKPLSICIGLGTTSGNHDGDSPLSRYLDFIATYSRVCISCAAGNEANVGNHNSGTVEEGQSTDVELKVGKNETTFVTELWARAPGNFSVSVISPSGEVAGKIPAKLNVSSVIRYVLEPTVISVDYRSIELGSGDELIVLRFVNPVEGVWRIRIFNDGDLTKNYNMWLPINGFISADTYFLQPDPFITLVETGTTRRPIAAGTYNHTSNTLYLNSSRGYTVSNLVKPDIVAPGVNVYGPIGRNQFGTKTGSSIAAAFTAGLAALLLQWGIGYGNSTTINTSDIKTILIRGANRNQTITYPNREWGYGSVDLFSSFESLRTTGN
- a CDS encoding branched-chain amino acid ABC transporter, amino acid-binding protein, with product MRKSKLISVVVVVLLCLGLLSGCSTKQSSESKGKFVIGGLGPLSGSTAAYGTSVKRGAEIAIKEINDAGGMKIGDKKIKLELNFQDDEASEETVVSAYDTLMDQGIDALLGTVTSGACLAIVDKTHEDGILQITPSGSALKCTKNDNNFRLCFTDPLQGEMMAELAVKQLGYKNIAVIFNTSDEYSTGMKDAFINKVKELGGNIVISEAFVKDDVDFTTQLTKIKNSNAECIFVPTYYTEASYITAQAKEKGMNLPFLGGDGWDGILDNVTDKSSIEGAIFLSPFFASDPDEAVRKFVTQFKKEYKTTPNQFAADGYDTVYVMKAAAEKAGSTKSSDMIAAMTKIKVKGITGEVTFSKNGEPTKSAKYVEIKDGKYTSKK
- a CDS encoding probable enzyme with TIM-barrel fold; translation: MKEIKVPEIEGNLRRHMIRVPSVIDQVSGVRVFGKLIKSLVFTTDVAIIRNCNANAVIAVYPFTPQPIITHSIIQCSDVPVFCGVGGGTTTGKRVVNIAEDAEFQGAMGVVVNAPTPNETISYLRQKIEIPIVVTVISENTDIEKRLEAGASIINVSGAAKTADIVRDIRRRYPDVPIIATGGPTDDSILRTIDAGANAITYTPVTNGEIFKQIMMKYRNSDM